One Oryza brachyantha chromosome 3, ObraRS2, whole genome shotgun sequence DNA segment encodes these proteins:
- the LOC102719568 gene encoding uncharacterized protein LOC102719568, whose amino-acid sequence MLKYYGFQLRLRNVDFDRNLPFPACLISIAVCFRRCVICLLFVSVPMDPQCSSKHVLLAAAVILCTCIPSCKAQDAVQIVAKAVLCFDNHTVINKCLQQIGISSNARASTQGATAGGGRGHRAAVLDTSTNASAALCDTPCFGHMMMMTGCMDDILSNFQGYSAGLIKGYRAVFEMSCRVVTAATANGATVATGDADDRHSPSHGAAKGSLVSGSSAANGAGRLRVGNLVWAAILAVTHMA is encoded by the exons ATGCTAAAGTATTATGGTTTTCAGTTAAGATTGCGCAATGTCGATTTCGACAG AAATTTGCCTTTTCCTGCATGCTTGATCTCGATCGCTGTTTGTTTCAGGAGGTGTGTAATTTGTCTCTTGTTTGTCAGTGTGCCGATGGATCCCCAGTGTTCATCCAAACACGTTCTTCTTGCAGCTGCTGTCATCCTCTGTACGTGTATCCCCTCCTGCAAAG CGCAAGATGCAGTCCAGATCGTAGCAAAAGCGGTTCTTTGCTTCGATAACCACACG GTGATCAACAAGTGCCTGCAGCAAATTGGGATCAGCAGCAACGCGAGGGCTTCAACGCaaggcgccaccgccggcggcggtcgcggccaccgcgccgcggTGCTGGACACGAGCACGAACGCCAGCGCGGCGCTGTGCGACACGCCGTGCTTCGGgcacatgatgatgatgacgggCTGCATGGACGACATCCTCTCCAACTTCCAGGGATACAGCGCCGGCCTCATCAAGGGCTACCGCGCCGTCTTCGAGATGTCGTGCAGGGTGGTCACCGCGGCCACGGCCAACGGCGCCACAGTCGCCACCGGCGACGCGGACGATCGCCATTCCCCGTCGCACG GCGCCGCTAAGGGTTCTCTTGTGTCCGGAAGCTCCGCCGCGAACGGCGCCGGCCGACTTCGCGTCGGCAACCTTGTGTGGGCGGCCATCCTTGCGGTGACACACATGGCGTGA
- the LOC102719748 gene encoding uncharacterized protein LOC102719748 encodes MASPISGSDDDDGHLFAGVRFVLVGFDTVSESQYRSEMVRRSGVDAGRLGNGCTHVIVYGLVYDDSVCVGARAEGKKVVTELWVEDSLERGVLADADRVLYWPVRDLKGIAGSETLHICLTGYQRNGREDIMNMVSLMGAQFSKSLTPGVATHLICYKFEGEKYEAAKKVKLKYNLDIKLVNHRWLEDCLKSWKILPVDDYSKSSWELEIMEAQAKDSEDEEDVVQKSFRNKTVGSTPNPKGSVGTSANPVVNAPIQPAIISSDNIEMVAEKLQNIPGQIRKAEDALNRTHDITAQGTPKTTGLVMSANTDFSTPGQVPLILSGNRGDAAVRDLNSTDQIQGNKDKDVGTRILDVTSSALGTPSSSKTVVSANHNLHSLNKTNSVEDHGNIGASKADLTTSSREILSSNVLDSSTVARGQSQDDYGAKCTLDAAGQSIINEKVTNHDVHLKSESNASLNINNKSYLKPTEKSVWTEQYSGDHMTSPQGTEGSMLRADSSISTACKGAKISAKLADFQVLKGGENIQNENLLDGTHSQNKKCLISPSCFKLQSGDMGKETGTWNSTFASRLSDTSEPAIWPSVGTNPSEAANVHLGKQQSGSSKSRSRTALKHANPVDGVKLPQYSASETNVQPLQKPKELLTSSLSATVQDVKRCPDCSFQNKDGECAQDSGDTMNQDGLPLMQDVHKMVRTSDISLHSLRNSKLIHCFGNDDTEMTNALDVSKNEAAVASHCKPEKVLHGENVKADCLKDFPGTSNNVLCQKGYLKKVASRNAMNAGTKRPRSAASNVIDGPVINNDNAVVSDSEPDKMIAYEHIGETTKDSHDNATAAECRANSLDKVPMDGVSTISKRLRNIHTKKNNTHASSNLESNKVISEENTGTGINHRKFVSNNATPEEHQTNSPKKLPNTSVKNTVTKRFRASDTKMACESSVDKTETMAAKSLFGDLFTSQNIDDNPKKLSSSASADGCGSLSPKNVSSGRVRNAVAKRKIKALEDKSDRKLGKISDAIVSAAKAVASRRIEESSCNINKVTADQDSLEADGTRDVSGLFSKDTSVISRSKNLNNSRLRCSRRNKSISLDDGKENMQGNGILSSKSNGRTGSMNSMFDANSMQNSANIFNEPVRIKGNKPALLITPEPTCFILSGHRQQRKDYRSILRRLKARVCRDSHHWSYQATHFIAPDPLKRTEKFFAAAAAGKWILKTDYLTSCNEAGKLLDEEPFEWFGTGFNAGETISFEAPQKWRILRQQMGHGAFYGMQIIAYGQFVTPSLDTLKRAVRSGDGTILATSPPYTRFLNSDVDFAVVSSSMPSADAWVQQFISHNIPCISADYLVEYVCKPGHPLDRHVLFNTNDLANKALKRLLQNQQEVATDIVKPQEDGDPDDMSCSVCGSTDRGEVMLICGTEDGSTGCGIGMHIDCCDPPMEAVPDDDWLCPKCEMPKATKKPAALRAASKSRVSRRR; translated from the exons ATGGCCTCTCCCATcagcggcagcgacgacgatgacgggCACCTCTTCGCCGGCGTCCGCTTCGTCCTCGTCGGGTTCGACACCGTATCGGAGTCCCAG TACCGGTCGGAGATGGTGCGGCGCAGCGGCGTGGATGCGGGGAGGTTGGGCAACGGGTGCACCCACGTCATCGTCTACGGCCTCGTCTAC GATGACTCGGTTTGCGTGGGGGCGCGGGCGGAAGGGAAGAAGGTCGTCACTGAGCTTTGGGTGGAAGATAGCTTGGAACGGGGAGTGCTTGCCGATGCCGATAGG gTTTTGTATTGGCCGGTCAGGGATTTAAAGGGAATAGCAGGGAGTGAAACATTACACATTTGCTTGACGGGTTACCAAAGAAATGGTCGCGAAGATATAATG AACATGGTTTCTTTGATGGGAGCACAGTTCTCCAAATCTTTGACGCCAGGCGTAGCCACTCATCTTATTTGCTATAAATTTGAAG GTGAGAAGTACGAGGCTGCTAAGAAGGTGAAGTTGAAGTACAACTTGGACATCAAACTTGTTAATCACCGTTGGTTGGAAGACTG CTTAAAGTCTTGGAAAATTCTTCCGGTAGATGATTACAGCAAAAG TAGTTGGGAGCTAGAGATAATGGAGGCGCAAGCGAAGGACTCAGAAGACGAGGAAGATGTGGTACAAAAATCATTTAGAAATAAGACTGTTGGATCCACTCCCAACCCAAAAGGTAGTGTGGGAACTTCTGCTAACCCTGTGGTGAATGCACCAATTCAGCCAGCTATTATTTCCAGCGATAATATAGAGATGGTTGCCGAAAAGCTTCAGAATATTCCTGGTCAGATCAGGAAAGCAGAAGATGCCCTCAACAGGACACATGATATCACAGCCCAAGGAACTCCTAAAACTACTGGATTGGTGATGTCTGCTAACACTGATTTTAGCACACCTGGTCAGGTTCCACTTATTCTCAGTGGCAACAGAGGGGATGCTGCAGTAAGAGATTTGAACAGTACAGATCAGATCCAGGGGAACAAAGACAAAGATGTTGGCACAAGGATACTGGATGTTACATCAAGTGCATTGGGCACTCCAAGCTCAAGCAAGACGGTTGTTTCTGCTAACCATAATCTCCATTCCTTGAACAAGACAAATTCTGTGGAGGATCATGGCAACATTGGTGCTAGCAAAGCTGACTTAACCACCTCATCAAGAGAAATTCTGTCTTCAAATGTACTTGATTCATCTACTGTTGCCAGAGGACAAAGTCAAGATGATTATGGAGCCAAATGCACTCTTGACGCAGCTGGTCAGTCAATTATTAATGAGAAGGTCACCAATCATGATGTTCATTTGAAGTCAGAAAGCAATGCTTCGCTCAATATCAACAACAAAAGTTATTTGAAGCCCACAGAGAAGTCAGTATGGACTGAACAATATTCAGGTGACCATATGACATCACCTCAGGGGACTGAGGGGAGCATGTTGAGAGCTGATTCTAGTATCTCGACAGCATGTAAAGGAGCAAAAATAAGTGCCAAGCTAGCTGACTTCCAGGTTCTGAAAGGTGGTGAAAATATACAGAATGAGAATTTACTGGATGGTACACATTCTCAAAATAAGAAGTGCTTGATCTCCCCATCTTGCTTCAAACTGCAAAGTGGTGATATGGGGAAGGAAACTGGGACATGGAACTCTACCTTTGCAAGTAGGCTTAGTGACACATCTGAACCAGCAATTTGGCCATCTGTAGGAACAAATCCAAGTGAAGCTGCTAACGTTCATTTGGGAAAGCAACAGTCTGGCTCATCTAAATCAAGATCTAGGACTGCACTCAAGCATGCTAATCCGGTTGATGGAGTCAAGCTTCCTCAATATTCTGCAAGTGAGACAAATGTGCAGCCTCTGCAGAAACCCAAAGAATTGCTCACATCAAGCCTTTCAGCAACTGTTCAGGATGTAAAAAGATGTCCAGATTGCTCTTTTCAAAACAAGGATGGGGAATGTGCACAAGATAGTGGTGATACAATGAATCAAGATGGCTTGCCACTGATGCAAGACGTTCATAAAATGGTCAGAACTTCTGACATATCTTTACACAGTTTAAGGAATTCAAAACTTATCCACTGTTTTGGAAATGATGATACTGAGATGACTAATGCACTTGATGTCAGCAAAAACGAAGCAGCAGTGGCTTCACATTGCAAGCCTGAGAAAGTGTTACATGGTGAAAATGTGAAGGCAGACTGTCTTAAAGATTTTCCAGGTACTTCAAACAATGTTCTATGTCAAAAAGGTTATCTAAAGAAAGTGGCATCTCGTAATGCAATGAATGCTGGCACAAAGAGACCTCGTAGTGCTGCTAGCAATGTGATAGATGGTCCAGTGATTAACAATGACAATGCAGTAGTTTCTGACTCAGAGCCGGATAAAATGATTGCTTACGAGCACATTGGTGAAACCACTAAAGACAGCCATGATAATGCAACTGCAGCAGAGTGCAGAGCCAACTCTCTGGACAAAGTTCCTATGGATGGAGTGAGTACTATTTCCAAAAGGCTGCGGAATATTCACaccaagaaaaataatacacATGCATCTTCCAACTTGGAATCCAATAAGGTTATTTCTGAGGAAAATACTGGAACTGGGATAAACCATAGGAAGTTTGTGAGTAATAATGCAACCCCTGAAGAACATCAAACAAATTCTCCAAAGAAGTTACCTAATACCAGTGTGAAAAATACAGTTACCAAGAGGTTTCGGGCATCTGACACCAAAATGGCTTGTGAATCATCAGTTGATAAAACTGAAACAATGGCTGCCAAGTCACTGTTTGGTGACTTATTTACTTCCCAAAACATTGACGATAACCCTAAAAAGCTTTCAAGTAGTGCAAGTGCTGATGGCTGTGGATCACTCTCCCCTAAGAATGTATCATCTGGCAGAGTTAGGAATGCTGTGGCCAAGAGGAAAATAAAAGCTCTAGAAGACAAGTCAGACAGAAAGCTTGGTAAAATTAGTGATGCCATTGTATCTGCAGCTAAAGCTGTCGCATCAAGGAGAATTGAAGAAAGCTCATGCAATATCAACAAAGTAACTGCTGATCAAGATTCTCTGGAGGCCGATGGAACAAGAGATGTATCTGGCTTATTTTCCAAAGATACTTCTGTGATAAGCAGGTCAAAAAACTTGAATAACTCTAGGTTGAGATGCAGCAGAAGAAATAAATCTATTTCTTTAGACGATGGAAAGGAAAACATGCAAGGCAATGGTATTCTCAGTTCTAAATCCAATGGCAGAACTGGTAGTATGAATTCCATGTTTGATGCAAATTCAATGCAGAACAGTGCAAATATATTCAATGAGCCTGTAaggataaaaggaaataagcCAGCCCTCTTGATCACACCTGAGCctacatgttttattttaagcGGACATCGCCAACAGAGAAAGGATTATAGATCAATACTTAGGCGCCTAAAGGCTCGAGTTTGCAGGGATTCACATCATTGGTCATACCAAGCGACACATTTTATTGCCCCAGATCCTCTCAAGAGAACTGAGAAATTCtttgcagctgctgcagccgGCAA GTGGATACTGAAAACTGATTACTTGACCTCTTGCAATGAGGCTGGCAAACTGTTGGACGAAGAACCATTTGAATGGTTTGGTACGGGCTTTAATGCTGGGGAAACAATCAGCTTTGAAGCTCCCCAAAAATGGCGTATTTTGAGACAGCAGATGGGCCATGGTGCCTTCTATGGGATGCAGATAATTGCATATGGACAATTCGTTACTCCATCGCTG GATACGCTGAAGCGTGCAGTGCGATCTGGTGATGGCACCATCTTAGCGACCTCGCCACCGTACACACGGTTCTTGAACTCTGACGTCGACTTTGCTGTAGTATCCTCGAGCATGCCAAGTGCAGACGCATGGGTTCAACAATTCATCAGTCACAATATTCCTTGTATCAGTGCTGATTATCTGGTTGAGTACGTCTGCAAGCCTGGGCATCCGCTTGACAGACATGTTCTCTTCAACACAAACGATCTGGCCAACAAGGCCCTCAAAAGGCTTCTTCAAAACCAGCAAGAGGTGGCCACAGATATAGTGAAGCCTCAGGAGGACGGAGATCCCGATGACATGAGCTGCTCGGTGTGCGGGAGTACAGACCGGGGCGAGGTGATGCTCATCTGCGGCACCGAGGATGGCTCGACCGGCTGCGGTATCGGCATGCACATCGACTGCTGCGATCCTCCCATGGAAGCTGTCCCAGACGATGACTGGCTGTGCCCCAAGTGCGAAATGCCCAAAGCGACCAAGAAACCTGCTGCGTTACGCGCAGCCAGCAAATCAAGAGTATCCAGGCGAAGGTGA
- the LOC102719282 gene encoding uncharacterized protein LOC102719282, translated as MDLSAARLSRRWCCLAAAVLFLCAPFCKPDGDVPVPIDPLPGLPWRSLRCFDDGQVYSCCEGAYRLNPSGIIAVPPGEVDDYCGGACVVETEDVLNCVASALDGFRFYNGASVEDARYALRRGCSHTVKRGDFNDLEPQVGDYPDIYGDYSSDGGKANAASPRLLAFLGAAATAWLLI; from the exons ATGGACCTCTCCGCCGCTCGCCTCAGCCGCCGCTGGtgctgcctcgccgccgccgtcctcttCCTGTGCGCGCCCTTCTGCAAGCCAG ATGGTGACGTGCCGGTGCCGATCGACCCCTTGCCGGGCTTGCCGTGGAGGTCCCTGCGGTGCTTCGACGACGGCCAG GTGTACAGCTGCTGCGAGGGCGCGTACAGGCTGAACCCGTCGGGGATAATAGCCGTGCCGCCGGGGGAGGTGGACGACTActgcggcggcgcgtgcgTGGTGGAGACGGAGGACGTGCTCAACTGCGTGGCGAGCGCGCTGGACGGCTTCCGCTTCTACAACGGCGCCTCCGTGGAGGACGCGCGCTACGCGCTCAGGCGGGGATGCAGCCACACCGTCAAGAGAG GGGACTTCAACGACTTGGAGCCGCAGGTAGGCGACTACCCGGACATTTATGGCGACTACAGCAGCGACGGTGGCAAGGCCAACGCCGCTTCTCCACGTTTGCTCGCGTttctcggcgccgccgccaccgcctggcTGCTGATCTGA